From Etheostoma cragini isolate CJK2018 chromosome 10, CSU_Ecrag_1.0, whole genome shotgun sequence, the proteins below share one genomic window:
- the hmgxb3 gene encoding HMG domain-containing protein 3 isoform X1 encodes MFYFYKTTRNEAIVTLQTCRPRSLEIMEKVEVFEVVKVTEEVESYYSQMEATTQKKRKSKAQEDSVEKPKKPRSAYLLYYFDVHQVMQQEIPNLPQSEINKRISESWKRLSVAEKGYYLEKAKSEKEGIDTSSESSLTPSKDLPGFRKILPRASYFLLSKGCSSNQKLEGSQPEMSVESLDSPVEGGLPSVSLTQESRFTPLGLAGELELTELPIVVDDMAEETTAASKLTGLRGIPLSSSSSSSSSSSSSSSVLCIAPASTDTHVSRGSVGLKANGVTLKGKETRVTGRGHGAMVQKIPGETTQVVAIIPTQNLLEPKSLPSVSSVGPVMMVSVGASIEQSSTPSYKMSVKTYTRRGRGRCLNPGCSFVYVTRHKPPTCPECGSHLGGKWIPAAKKTQEKEAVSKKLPQKAETKANASCQSTPHPAQEGSADVCKTNASGSKKKGKVKQCSRKQRAVPAGKPLEGTSTKEKEQTKQIQESLQGTTFQVQIRSNATVHKRPVRPILPAYYSTGRALYQIRTVHPDKGKSQSANNNTSSTVPRESFTGLKPSTLKQLGQTGPTSAVKQDSSGPADGSQPVSSLVDRRVNILSLVPFKQHTVSSFDLGLSTARGRGRCKNASCDYMYKNRHKPAVCPKCGCELTQKNAKGAKSGTLLDPYQALSPAQKDIQRQNTLQLLHRSLQIPESETELQETLTLIQELNSLQIVLVQPSGQEHEDGVEAETLVESGWPQFYESAATHCGLCNYPLFKGGQSTIAGQEDCWLLTETLIQTATLQLKVCLNVQCLALHSFTDLHPGLFNIGNRLLVSIDLFLKIRSSIKLGQPPYQVARTILDHTPNHPVHAMSPEELSRIQELLLNGYWAFECLTVRDYNDMICGICGVAPKLEIAQRYTSNVLELKNVEFTWPKGSVSDEVNVDDFWLTMESEAIEQATFPTDIPITWVDASIIAPFIPPLMRSPTVINTEKDKILSHTQQPSGDPSVLVRLIHDGQLRLDKIEDHSEVELRTILDHCGASITPGSTKNELLTSLISLYTLVHGGLSTAPQPPPHLTAGKLSTVCPHKVVCGSKYLVRGETARDHVDLLLSSRYWPPVYVSDCARKVALCADMQYPEQATQMWGRNQGCFSDPFEKPEFVSCAELQDQPYSPDLSLVAENQQVHPITKSPCRWLVHPPEVAQDPPALPSEHHSMALCSDLEPYVSLMAELDKEREGEEDKREEQEEQTDTAENNSAENSEDCYSVSRARRQPVVFNNTAYYYLYNRLLDFFTSRDIVCQQINQVVNACQPGEVVIRDALYRLGVAQINTEKEEDEGSGLEGQTQEGGTETYEVVLPE; translated from the exons atgttttatttttacaagacGACGAGAAACGAAGCTATCGTTACTTTACAGACAT GTCGCCCTAGATCTTTGGAGATCATGGAGAAAGTGGAGGTGTTTGAGGTTGTTAAAGTGACTGAGGAGGTGGAGAGCTACTACAGCCAAATGGAGGCGACCAcccaaaaaaagaggaagagcaaAGCTCAAGAAGACAGTGTTGAGAAACCTAAGAAGCCTag GTCTGCCTACCTGCTCTACTACTTTGATGTTCATCAGGTTATGCAACAGGAAATTCCTAATCTACCACAGTCGGAGATCAACAAGAGAATCAGTGAAAGCTGGAAAAGGCTCAGCGTTGCTGAGAAAGGCTACTATCTGGAGAAAGCCAAGTCTGAGAAGGAGGGCATAGACACA TCGTCTGAGTCGTCTCTCACACCCTCCAAAGACCTGCCAGGCTTCCGTAAAATCCTCCCCAGAGCCAGTTACTTTCTTTTGTCTAAAGGGTGCTCTTCAAATCAGAAGCTGGAAGGCTCTCAGCCAGAGATGAGTGTGGAGTCTCTGGACTCTCCAGTGGAGGGAGGCCTTCCTTCCGTCTCTCTCACCCAAGAGTCCCGGTTCACACCTCTTGGGTTGGCCGGTGAGTTGGAGCTCACTGAGCTGCCCATTGTTGTCGATGACATGGCAGAGGAAACAACTGCGGCGTCTAAGCTCACGGGCCTCCGAGGaatccctctctcctcctcctcctcctcctcctcctcctcctcctcctcttcctctgtgttaTGCATAGCCCCGGCCTCCACAGACACCCATGTCTCACGGGGCTCTGTTGGCCTTAAAGCAAATGGGGTGACGCTGAAAGGAAAGGAGACTAGAGTTACTGGTAGGGGTCATGGGGCGATGGTGCAGAAGATACCGGGGGAAACTACACAGGTGGTTGCCATCATACCCACCCAG AACCTGCTAGAGCCCAAGTCTTTGCCAAGTGTCAGCTCTGTGGGCCCAGTGATGATGGTCTCTGTAGGAGCCAGTATAGAACAAAGTTCCACTCCTTCCTATAAAATG tctGTGAAGACATACACCCGGAGAGGTCGTGGGAGGTGTCTAAATCCTGGATGTTCATTTGTGTATGTTACCCGCCACAAGCCACCGACGTGCCCTGAATGTGGGAGCCACTTGGGTGGAAAATGGATACCTGCT GCAAAGAAGACACAAGAAAAAGAAGCTGTGTCCAAGAAATTGCCACAGAAAGCTGAAACCAAGGCAAATGCAAGCTGCCAATCCACACCTCACCCTGCTCAGGAGGGGAGTGCTGATGTCTGTAAAACAAACGCCAGCGGGAgcaaaaaaaaggggaaagttAAACAGTGTTCGAGAAAGCAGCGTGCTGTTCCAGCAGGAAAGCCACTAGAGGGCACCAGCACCAAGGAGAAGGAACAAACAAA ACAGATTCAAGAAAGTCTTCAAGGTACGACATTTCAAGTTCAAATCAGAAGCAATGCCACTGTTCACAAGAGGCCTGTGAGACCCATCCTTCCTGCCTACTATAGCACAG GCCGGGCTTTGTACCAGATCAGAACTGTTCACCCTGACAAAGGAAAGTCTCAGAGtgcaaacaacaacacatcatcCACTG TTCCTCGAGAGAGTTTCACAGGACTCAAACCTAGCACTTTAAAGCAGCTCGGCCAGACGGGCCCGACATCCGCAGTCAAGcag GATTCTTCTGGTCCAGCAGATGGAAGCCAGCCTGTGTCTTCATTGGTTGATAGAAGAGTGAATATCCTGTCTCTCGTGCCTTTCAAACAACACACTGTTTCCAGCTTT GATTTGGGATTGTCTACAGCACGAGGAAGGGGTCGGTGTAAGAATGCGTCCTGTGACTATATGTATAAGAACAGACACAAACCTGCAGTTTGCCCTAAATGTGGCTGTGAGCTGACCCAGAAGAATGCCAAGGGAGCTAAG tCTGGGACTCTGCTCGATCCATATCAGGCCCTGAGTCCTGCTCAGAAGGACATCCAGCGCCAAAATACCCTGCAGTTACTGCACCGTTCCCTTCAGATTCCCGAGAGCGAGACTGAGCTTCAGGAAACGTTGACCCTCATCCAGGAGCTCAATAGTCTCCAGATCGTCTTGGTTCAACCAAGTGGCCAGGAGCACGAGGACGGCGTAGAGGCTGAGACGCTGGTAGAGTCTGGGTGGCCTCAGTTCTATGAATCAGCAGCTACTCACTGTGGTCTGTGTAACTACCCTCTCTTCAAAGGAGGTCAGAG TACCATTGCAGGACAAGAGGACTGCTGGTTGCTTACTGAGACACTGATCCAGACAGCAACTCTTCAGCTCAAGGTGTGTCTCAATGTTCAGTGTCTGGCTCTGCACAGCTTCACAGACCTGCATCCAG GCTTGTTCAACATAGGGAACAGACTGCTTGTTAGTATTGACCTATTCCTGAAGATCAGGTCCAGTATCAAACTGGGCCAACCCCCCTATCAGGTAGCCAGGACCATACTAGACCACACACCCAATCACCCTG TGCATGCTATGAGTCCAGAGGAGTTATCTCGAATTCAAGAGCTTCTTCTGAATGGCTACTGGGCATTTGAGTGTCTGACAGTGCGCGATTACAACGACATGATCTGCGGCATTTGTGGTGTTGCTCCCAAACTGGAGATTGCACAGCGATACACAAGCAACGTCCTGGAGCTAAAGAATGTGGAG TTTACCTGGCCTAAGGGTTCAGTCTCAGATGAGGTGAACGTGGATGACTTCTGGCTGACCATGGAGAGTGAGGCTATCGAGCAAGCGACTTTCCCCACTGACATCCCTATCACGTGGGTGGATGCTTCTATCATCGCTCCCTTCATTCCCCCATTGATGAGGAGTCCCACTGTCATCAACACAGAGAAGGACAAGATCCTGTCACACACGCAGCAGCCCTCAG GAGATCCATCCGTTTTGGTGCGTCTCATTCATGATGGTCAGCTGAGACTCGACAAGATTGAAGATCACAGTGAGGTTGAGCTGAGAACTATACTGGACCACTGTGGGGCGAGCATCACCCCAGGCTCcactaag AATGAGCTGCTGACCTCCCTGATCTCCTTGTACACACTTGTTCATGGTGGCCTCTCCACGGCTCCACAGCCCCCCCCACACCTCACCGCTGGCAAGCTGTCCACGGTCTGTCCCCACAAG GTGGTGTGCGGCTCAAAGTACTTGGTGAGAGGAGAGACGGCTCGAGACCATGTAGACCTGCTACTTTCCTCCCGCTACTGGCCCCCAGTCTACGTTAGCGACTGTGCCCGTAAAGTGGCGCTCTGTGCAGACATGCAGTACCCAGAACAGGCAACCCAGATGTGGGGAAGGAACCAAGGCTGCTTCTCTGACCCTTTCGAAAAGCCAGAG TTTGTGTCATGTGCTGAGCTACAAGACCAGCCGTACAGCCCTGACCTATCGCTGGTAGCAGAGAACCAGCAGGTCCACCCCATCACCAAATCACCTTGTCGCTGGCTGGTTCATCCTCCCGAAGTAGCCCAGGATCCCCCTGCTCTTCCTTCAGAGCACCACTCAATGGCCCTCTGCAGTGATCTGGAGCCCTACGTCAGCCTAATGGCTGAGCTAGATAAAGAGCGGGAAGGGGAGGAGGACAAGCGGGAAGAACAGGAAGAGCAGACGGACACAGCTGAGAACAACTCCGCAGAGAACTCAGAGGACTGTTACTCAGTAAGCCGTGCACGCCGTCAACCTGTGGTTTTCAACAACACAGCTTATTATTACCTTTACAACCGTCTGTTAGATTTCTTCACGAGCAGAGACATTGTTTGCCAGCAGATCAACCAAGTGGTGAATGCCTGCCAACCTGGGGAAGTAGTTATCAGGGATGCTTTGTACCGACTGGGAGTGGCGCAGatcaacacagagaaagaggaagatgaaggaaGTGGGCTGGAGGGACAGACACaagagggagggacagagaccTATGAGGTTGTGCTTCCTGAATAG
- the hmgxb3 gene encoding HMG domain-containing protein 3 isoform X2 has protein sequence MFYFYKTTRNEAIVTLQTCRPRSLEIMEKVEVFEVVKVTEEVESYYSQMEATTQKKRKSKAQEDSVEKPKKPRSAYLLYYFDVHQVMQQEIPNLPQSEINKRISESWKRLSVAEKGYYLEKAKSEKEGIDTSSLTPSKDLPGFRKILPRASYFLLSKGCSSNQKLEGSQPEMSVESLDSPVEGGLPSVSLTQESRFTPLGLAGELELTELPIVVDDMAEETTAASKLTGLRGIPLSSSSSSSSSSSSSSSVLCIAPASTDTHVSRGSVGLKANGVTLKGKETRVTGRGHGAMVQKIPGETTQVVAIIPTQNLLEPKSLPSVSSVGPVMMVSVGASIEQSSTPSYKMSVKTYTRRGRGRCLNPGCSFVYVTRHKPPTCPECGSHLGGKWIPAAKKTQEKEAVSKKLPQKAETKANASCQSTPHPAQEGSADVCKTNASGSKKKGKVKQCSRKQRAVPAGKPLEGTSTKEKEQTKQIQESLQGTTFQVQIRSNATVHKRPVRPILPAYYSTGRALYQIRTVHPDKGKSQSANNNTSSTVPRESFTGLKPSTLKQLGQTGPTSAVKQDSSGPADGSQPVSSLVDRRVNILSLVPFKQHTVSSFDLGLSTARGRGRCKNASCDYMYKNRHKPAVCPKCGCELTQKNAKGAKSGTLLDPYQALSPAQKDIQRQNTLQLLHRSLQIPESETELQETLTLIQELNSLQIVLVQPSGQEHEDGVEAETLVESGWPQFYESAATHCGLCNYPLFKGGQSTIAGQEDCWLLTETLIQTATLQLKVCLNVQCLALHSFTDLHPGLFNIGNRLLVSIDLFLKIRSSIKLGQPPYQVARTILDHTPNHPVHAMSPEELSRIQELLLNGYWAFECLTVRDYNDMICGICGVAPKLEIAQRYTSNVLELKNVEFTWPKGSVSDEVNVDDFWLTMESEAIEQATFPTDIPITWVDASIIAPFIPPLMRSPTVINTEKDKILSHTQQPSGDPSVLVRLIHDGQLRLDKIEDHSEVELRTILDHCGASITPGSTKNELLTSLISLYTLVHGGLSTAPQPPPHLTAGKLSTVCPHKVVCGSKYLVRGETARDHVDLLLSSRYWPPVYVSDCARKVALCADMQYPEQATQMWGRNQGCFSDPFEKPEFVSCAELQDQPYSPDLSLVAENQQVHPITKSPCRWLVHPPEVAQDPPALPSEHHSMALCSDLEPYVSLMAELDKEREGEEDKREEQEEQTDTAENNSAENSEDCYSVSRARRQPVVFNNTAYYYLYNRLLDFFTSRDIVCQQINQVVNACQPGEVVIRDALYRLGVAQINTEKEEDEGSGLEGQTQEGGTETYEVVLPE, from the exons atgttttatttttacaagacGACGAGAAACGAAGCTATCGTTACTTTACAGACAT GTCGCCCTAGATCTTTGGAGATCATGGAGAAAGTGGAGGTGTTTGAGGTTGTTAAAGTGACTGAGGAGGTGGAGAGCTACTACAGCCAAATGGAGGCGACCAcccaaaaaaagaggaagagcaaAGCTCAAGAAGACAGTGTTGAGAAACCTAAGAAGCCTag GTCTGCCTACCTGCTCTACTACTTTGATGTTCATCAGGTTATGCAACAGGAAATTCCTAATCTACCACAGTCGGAGATCAACAAGAGAATCAGTGAAAGCTGGAAAAGGCTCAGCGTTGCTGAGAAAGGCTACTATCTGGAGAAAGCCAAGTCTGAGAAGGAGGGCATAGACACA TCGTCTCTCACACCCTCCAAAGACCTGCCAGGCTTCCGTAAAATCCTCCCCAGAGCCAGTTACTTTCTTTTGTCTAAAGGGTGCTCTTCAAATCAGAAGCTGGAAGGCTCTCAGCCAGAGATGAGTGTGGAGTCTCTGGACTCTCCAGTGGAGGGAGGCCTTCCTTCCGTCTCTCTCACCCAAGAGTCCCGGTTCACACCTCTTGGGTTGGCCGGTGAGTTGGAGCTCACTGAGCTGCCCATTGTTGTCGATGACATGGCAGAGGAAACAACTGCGGCGTCTAAGCTCACGGGCCTCCGAGGaatccctctctcctcctcctcctcctcctcctcctcctcctcctcctcttcctctgtgttaTGCATAGCCCCGGCCTCCACAGACACCCATGTCTCACGGGGCTCTGTTGGCCTTAAAGCAAATGGGGTGACGCTGAAAGGAAAGGAGACTAGAGTTACTGGTAGGGGTCATGGGGCGATGGTGCAGAAGATACCGGGGGAAACTACACAGGTGGTTGCCATCATACCCACCCAG AACCTGCTAGAGCCCAAGTCTTTGCCAAGTGTCAGCTCTGTGGGCCCAGTGATGATGGTCTCTGTAGGAGCCAGTATAGAACAAAGTTCCACTCCTTCCTATAAAATG tctGTGAAGACATACACCCGGAGAGGTCGTGGGAGGTGTCTAAATCCTGGATGTTCATTTGTGTATGTTACCCGCCACAAGCCACCGACGTGCCCTGAATGTGGGAGCCACTTGGGTGGAAAATGGATACCTGCT GCAAAGAAGACACAAGAAAAAGAAGCTGTGTCCAAGAAATTGCCACAGAAAGCTGAAACCAAGGCAAATGCAAGCTGCCAATCCACACCTCACCCTGCTCAGGAGGGGAGTGCTGATGTCTGTAAAACAAACGCCAGCGGGAgcaaaaaaaaggggaaagttAAACAGTGTTCGAGAAAGCAGCGTGCTGTTCCAGCAGGAAAGCCACTAGAGGGCACCAGCACCAAGGAGAAGGAACAAACAAA ACAGATTCAAGAAAGTCTTCAAGGTACGACATTTCAAGTTCAAATCAGAAGCAATGCCACTGTTCACAAGAGGCCTGTGAGACCCATCCTTCCTGCCTACTATAGCACAG GCCGGGCTTTGTACCAGATCAGAACTGTTCACCCTGACAAAGGAAAGTCTCAGAGtgcaaacaacaacacatcatcCACTG TTCCTCGAGAGAGTTTCACAGGACTCAAACCTAGCACTTTAAAGCAGCTCGGCCAGACGGGCCCGACATCCGCAGTCAAGcag GATTCTTCTGGTCCAGCAGATGGAAGCCAGCCTGTGTCTTCATTGGTTGATAGAAGAGTGAATATCCTGTCTCTCGTGCCTTTCAAACAACACACTGTTTCCAGCTTT GATTTGGGATTGTCTACAGCACGAGGAAGGGGTCGGTGTAAGAATGCGTCCTGTGACTATATGTATAAGAACAGACACAAACCTGCAGTTTGCCCTAAATGTGGCTGTGAGCTGACCCAGAAGAATGCCAAGGGAGCTAAG tCTGGGACTCTGCTCGATCCATATCAGGCCCTGAGTCCTGCTCAGAAGGACATCCAGCGCCAAAATACCCTGCAGTTACTGCACCGTTCCCTTCAGATTCCCGAGAGCGAGACTGAGCTTCAGGAAACGTTGACCCTCATCCAGGAGCTCAATAGTCTCCAGATCGTCTTGGTTCAACCAAGTGGCCAGGAGCACGAGGACGGCGTAGAGGCTGAGACGCTGGTAGAGTCTGGGTGGCCTCAGTTCTATGAATCAGCAGCTACTCACTGTGGTCTGTGTAACTACCCTCTCTTCAAAGGAGGTCAGAG TACCATTGCAGGACAAGAGGACTGCTGGTTGCTTACTGAGACACTGATCCAGACAGCAACTCTTCAGCTCAAGGTGTGTCTCAATGTTCAGTGTCTGGCTCTGCACAGCTTCACAGACCTGCATCCAG GCTTGTTCAACATAGGGAACAGACTGCTTGTTAGTATTGACCTATTCCTGAAGATCAGGTCCAGTATCAAACTGGGCCAACCCCCCTATCAGGTAGCCAGGACCATACTAGACCACACACCCAATCACCCTG TGCATGCTATGAGTCCAGAGGAGTTATCTCGAATTCAAGAGCTTCTTCTGAATGGCTACTGGGCATTTGAGTGTCTGACAGTGCGCGATTACAACGACATGATCTGCGGCATTTGTGGTGTTGCTCCCAAACTGGAGATTGCACAGCGATACACAAGCAACGTCCTGGAGCTAAAGAATGTGGAG TTTACCTGGCCTAAGGGTTCAGTCTCAGATGAGGTGAACGTGGATGACTTCTGGCTGACCATGGAGAGTGAGGCTATCGAGCAAGCGACTTTCCCCACTGACATCCCTATCACGTGGGTGGATGCTTCTATCATCGCTCCCTTCATTCCCCCATTGATGAGGAGTCCCACTGTCATCAACACAGAGAAGGACAAGATCCTGTCACACACGCAGCAGCCCTCAG GAGATCCATCCGTTTTGGTGCGTCTCATTCATGATGGTCAGCTGAGACTCGACAAGATTGAAGATCACAGTGAGGTTGAGCTGAGAACTATACTGGACCACTGTGGGGCGAGCATCACCCCAGGCTCcactaag AATGAGCTGCTGACCTCCCTGATCTCCTTGTACACACTTGTTCATGGTGGCCTCTCCACGGCTCCACAGCCCCCCCCACACCTCACCGCTGGCAAGCTGTCCACGGTCTGTCCCCACAAG GTGGTGTGCGGCTCAAAGTACTTGGTGAGAGGAGAGACGGCTCGAGACCATGTAGACCTGCTACTTTCCTCCCGCTACTGGCCCCCAGTCTACGTTAGCGACTGTGCCCGTAAAGTGGCGCTCTGTGCAGACATGCAGTACCCAGAACAGGCAACCCAGATGTGGGGAAGGAACCAAGGCTGCTTCTCTGACCCTTTCGAAAAGCCAGAG TTTGTGTCATGTGCTGAGCTACAAGACCAGCCGTACAGCCCTGACCTATCGCTGGTAGCAGAGAACCAGCAGGTCCACCCCATCACCAAATCACCTTGTCGCTGGCTGGTTCATCCTCCCGAAGTAGCCCAGGATCCCCCTGCTCTTCCTTCAGAGCACCACTCAATGGCCCTCTGCAGTGATCTGGAGCCCTACGTCAGCCTAATGGCTGAGCTAGATAAAGAGCGGGAAGGGGAGGAGGACAAGCGGGAAGAACAGGAAGAGCAGACGGACACAGCTGAGAACAACTCCGCAGAGAACTCAGAGGACTGTTACTCAGTAAGCCGTGCACGCCGTCAACCTGTGGTTTTCAACAACACAGCTTATTATTACCTTTACAACCGTCTGTTAGATTTCTTCACGAGCAGAGACATTGTTTGCCAGCAGATCAACCAAGTGGTGAATGCCTGCCAACCTGGGGAAGTAGTTATCAGGGATGCTTTGTACCGACTGGGAGTGGCGCAGatcaacacagagaaagaggaagatgaaggaaGTGGGCTGGAGGGACAGACACaagagggagggacagagaccTATGAGGTTGTGCTTCCTGAATAG